A window of the Tropheryma whipplei str. Twist genome harbors these coding sequences:
- a CDS encoding nicotinate phosphoribosyltransferase — translation MGGAGLLTDQYELSMVNAARISGIAAKECVFEVYSRALPPGRPFGVFAGLERLLEKIENFSFADDEITWLREKNIVDNETLDWLRGYSFSGSISGHKEGEIFFPNTPVLTVRAPFAEAVVLETLILSCINFDSAIASAAAQLVYRAKNKPVYEMGSRRTNEQAAVAAARAAYIAGFAATSNLAAGKIWDIPTVGTMGHAFILAHKTESEAFYAQLKQGGGNNITLLIDTYDIQEAIDSAVTVAGKNLAAVRIDSGNLPEVVHDVRRKLDLAGATETKIILTGDLDEASIRLVSTAPVDALGVGTSLVTAGGFPSAGFVHKPVACREKNRWRMLSKKSKNKVSTGGQKNVQRVLDKNKKIIKEQVLVFDPDNPPVTTYDTNVLQITSEHIRHGKRVAINSTNEIRAYHKSVINQIPEEVFNLEGKINTERISWHSVQGHRLEA, via the coding sequence GTGGGCGGTGCAGGTCTCCTAACAGACCAATACGAGTTGTCGATGGTCAACGCAGCACGAATATCAGGGATAGCTGCTAAAGAATGTGTTTTTGAGGTTTATTCTCGCGCATTGCCACCTGGCAGGCCATTTGGTGTGTTTGCAGGCCTTGAGAGGCTGCTGGAAAAAATCGAAAATTTCTCCTTTGCAGATGACGAAATTACATGGCTTAGAGAAAAGAATATCGTTGATAATGAGACACTTGACTGGCTCCGGGGGTATAGCTTTTCTGGGTCAATTTCTGGCCACAAAGAGGGGGAAATCTTTTTCCCCAATACACCCGTTCTAACTGTTAGAGCACCATTTGCAGAAGCAGTAGTTCTCGAAACCCTGATCCTAAGTTGCATAAATTTTGATAGCGCTATTGCGTCAGCGGCGGCACAACTTGTGTATCGCGCAAAAAACAAACCAGTTTATGAAATGGGCTCCAGAAGAACAAATGAACAGGCCGCTGTAGCAGCGGCGCGGGCTGCGTACATTGCTGGGTTTGCCGCAACAAGCAATCTGGCAGCTGGGAAGATTTGGGATATACCAACCGTTGGAACTATGGGTCATGCATTTATACTTGCTCATAAAACGGAGAGTGAAGCTTTTTATGCACAGCTCAAACAGGGTGGGGGAAACAATATAACCCTCTTGATTGATACATACGATATCCAGGAAGCAATTGACAGTGCGGTAACTGTCGCAGGCAAAAATCTTGCAGCTGTAAGAATAGATTCGGGAAACCTACCAGAAGTGGTGCACGATGTACGCAGAAAGCTCGACCTCGCGGGTGCAACTGAGACAAAGATCATTCTCACAGGCGACCTTGATGAGGCCTCAATTAGGCTCGTAAGCACCGCACCGGTTGATGCACTCGGGGTTGGAACATCTCTGGTAACTGCGGGAGGATTTCCATCTGCAGGCTTCGTTCATAAACCGGTGGCATGCAGAGAAAAAAACAGATGGAGAATGCTTTCGAAAAAATCAAAAAACAAAGTTAGCACCGGCGGGCAAAAAAATGTCCAAAGAGTTCTTGACAAAAACAAGAAGATTATCAAAGAGCAAGTCCTCGTATTTGATCCCGATAATCCCCCAGTGACAACCTATGACACGAATGTATTACAGATTACGAGTGAACATATAAGGCACGGAAAAAGAGTTGCAATAAACTCAACAAATGAAATAAGGGCGTATCACAAATCGGTTATCAATCAAATCCCAGAAGAAGTATTCAACCTTGAGGGCAAAATAAATACCGAGCGGATCTCCTGGCATAGTGTGCAAGGCCATCGTCTAGAGGCCTAG
- a CDS encoding mycothione reductase: protein MEEYDLIVVGAGSGNSILDQRFDSLKIALLDDGAHFGGTCLNYGCIPTKMLLRPATLAYQAKHASKLGVHFSDPRIDWQKIRSRTFSTTDDISAAGLEYRLGCSNIDVYRESYFFIDQRTLQSSSGHRISGEKIVIAAGSRPRLFGIEPDNRLIYTSAEIMRIEQLPESLVILGGGVVAVEMATFFSGYGVDTTTVNRSEFLLSSFDTEVAKSLTAQVPWKHIGQERVQNVSKKDSSVEIELSSGTRLLAQALLLAQGRVSNADKLRCRDVGFDIHSDGRLKTDKYQRVLADNRPLDNVFALGDVSDPNQLKHIANHQARIVGHNLLNGDMLASDLVPPAAAVFSEPQVAWVGTFPNNSIVVRGNYSDTAYGWAFGLRPDDAFVKLFIDKSGVLNGAFVIGPEASIIIQPLIQAVSLNLKVQGLARSQYWPHPAGTEVVENALLKAEEFLRA, encoded by the coding sequence TTGGAAGAATACGATCTAATCGTTGTTGGTGCTGGCAGTGGTAACAGTATTCTTGATCAGCGTTTTGATTCCCTTAAAATCGCCCTTCTCGATGATGGTGCGCATTTTGGAGGGACATGCCTAAATTACGGGTGTATTCCGACAAAAATGCTTCTCCGTCCTGCTACCCTGGCGTATCAGGCTAAGCATGCTTCAAAACTTGGGGTTCATTTTTCAGATCCGCGAATTGATTGGCAAAAAATCCGCTCTAGGACTTTTTCAACAACTGACGATATTAGCGCAGCGGGTCTCGAATATCGCCTTGGGTGTAGCAATATAGATGTTTATCGAGAATCCTATTTTTTTATTGATCAAAGAACGTTGCAAAGTTCCTCTGGACATAGGATTAGTGGGGAGAAAATTGTAATCGCAGCGGGCTCAAGGCCTAGGCTGTTTGGAATAGAACCTGATAACCGACTGATCTATACTTCGGCGGAGATTATGCGAATTGAGCAATTGCCGGAGTCACTTGTTATTCTTGGCGGCGGAGTTGTTGCGGTCGAAATGGCAACCTTCTTTTCTGGATATGGTGTTGATACTACAACTGTTAATCGCTCTGAGTTTTTGTTATCTAGCTTCGATACAGAAGTTGCAAAAAGCCTTACAGCGCAGGTTCCGTGGAAGCATATAGGACAGGAGAGGGTGCAAAATGTTAGCAAAAAAGATAGTTCTGTTGAGATAGAACTTTCATCGGGCACGCGTCTTTTGGCTCAAGCACTTCTGCTGGCACAGGGCAGGGTGTCCAATGCCGACAAATTGCGTTGCCGTGATGTTGGATTTGATATTCACAGTGATGGGCGCCTGAAAACTGATAAGTACCAGAGGGTTCTGGCCGACAATCGCCCGCTTGATAATGTTTTTGCACTAGGTGATGTCTCTGACCCCAATCAGCTAAAGCATATTGCAAACCACCAAGCTCGCATTGTTGGGCATAATTTGCTGAATGGAGACATGTTGGCATCTGATCTTGTGCCACCTGCTGCTGCTGTTTTCAGCGAACCGCAGGTGGCATGGGTTGGTACTTTTCCAAATAATTCAATAGTTGTTAGGGGGAATTATTCAGATACAGCATATGGATGGGCATTCGGTTTAAGGCCAGATGACGCATTTGTGAAGCTTTTTATTGATAAATCGGGTGTGCTGAATGGTGCTTTTGTAATCGGCCCAGAGGCAAGTATCATTATCCAGCCGCTTATTCAGGCGGTTAGCCTGAATTTGAAGGTTCAGGGGCTTGCCCGGTCACAGTATTGGCCCCATCCGGCCGGGACTGAAGTTGTTGAAAATGCTCTACTCAAAGCTGAAGAATTCCTCCGTGCATAA
- a CDS encoding S1C family serine protease — protein sequence MGDELENVTGSDATDEVLATARRIAVSSGKGNFKVPKLRQKLKLVAKKMKPKCILHKYVWFALVIVAVAFLSGFTSSVVTYRLLSSDQQKESPLLPLTPPIYSSGTKELDLPSATAKRVISSVVTIQVSAGNGMSGSGSGVVFNDNGDIVTNAHVVTLDGRVDKPDLRVLARDGRRYKAVLVGVDRMLDIAVVRIKPRALPAITFGDSSAVTVGSSVIAVGAPLGYDFSVTRGIISSVLRSINLTSFGLAGQVNAVPVIQTDAAINPGNSGGPLVDLNGRLIGINVAIASAGLFSSGNVGVGFAIPSNLVHRVATALAANRPVSHGYLGVSVSDGSDRDESYEGAVVKSVTPGSPADTAGLKPGDLLLSIGGNKISNMIDLVAFVRSRPGGTPVPIRVERNGKEISLTVTLSSLEEIKGT from the coding sequence ATGGGCGATGAACTTGAAAATGTGACGGGCAGCGATGCAACAGACGAGGTATTGGCGACCGCCAGGCGCATTGCAGTAAGCTCAGGCAAGGGTAATTTTAAGGTACCTAAGCTGCGCCAGAAGCTCAAGCTTGTGGCCAAAAAGATGAAACCTAAGTGTATTCTGCACAAATATGTTTGGTTTGCACTTGTGATTGTTGCGGTGGCTTTCCTTTCGGGTTTCACCTCTTCTGTTGTAACCTATCGGTTGCTGTCTTCCGACCAGCAAAAGGAATCACCGCTGTTGCCGCTTACACCCCCCATTTACTCCAGTGGCACAAAAGAACTGGACTTGCCATCTGCCACCGCAAAAAGGGTCATCTCCAGCGTTGTCACCATCCAGGTATCTGCGGGTAATGGCATGTCCGGATCGGGATCCGGCGTTGTCTTCAATGACAATGGTGACATAGTTACAAATGCTCATGTTGTTACGCTGGACGGAAGGGTTGACAAGCCAGATCTGCGTGTTCTTGCCCGCGACGGTAGGCGTTACAAAGCTGTTCTTGTCGGCGTCGATCGAATGCTTGATATTGCTGTTGTGAGAATAAAACCACGTGCTTTACCAGCGATTACATTTGGTGATTCCTCTGCTGTAACTGTGGGATCATCGGTTATAGCTGTGGGTGCACCCTTGGGCTATGATTTTAGTGTTACTCGGGGGATTATTAGTTCAGTCCTGCGGTCAATTAATTTAACTTCCTTTGGCCTTGCCGGTCAGGTTAACGCTGTTCCTGTTATACAGACTGATGCCGCCATAAACCCCGGGAATTCGGGTGGTCCTCTTGTTGATCTTAACGGCAGGTTAATAGGTATCAATGTCGCAATTGCCTCTGCGGGGTTATTTTCTTCCGGAAATGTTGGCGTTGGGTTTGCTATTCCGTCCAATTTGGTCCACCGTGTTGCCACCGCCCTCGCAGCCAATCGCCCTGTCTCTCATGGATATCTTGGTGTATCTGTTTCTGATGGCAGTGATCGGGACGAATCCTATGAGGGTGCTGTTGTAAAGAGTGTAACCCCGGGCAGTCCAGCTGATACTGCCGGACTAAAACCGGGAGATCTGCTTCTCTCTATCGGGGGTAACAAGATATCAAATATGATTGATCTAGTTGCCTTTGTTCGCAGTCGCCCAGGTGGTACCCCGGTGCCTATCCGGGTTGAGCGTAACGGCAAAGAAATATCTCTTACGGTAACCCTCTCCAGTCTTGAGGAGATCAAGGGAACATAA
- a CDS encoding S16 family serine protease gives MHCGLRSKRFRIGLLFLFLSCTLAGLLGLAPSGMLIEQPGPILPLVGFGDKDVVKNKNLKTKTGKLIGLSVLLVGTPEARLPVAYVALSMFDRHLNIVPLDEVYPPGTSAEHFGQVQGYLMHTSRDTAVLTAMQRLGIPVLKRVVIRRVWKGMASEGKLFMGDEILSVDNKPVPSLEVLRGAIQNRPLKLEILRSGRVVLIELIPRVDGDRALLGIDVFEKPVSKTSIEFVDGDVGGQSAGLMFAIASYELLSGQGITDGLYISGTGALHPDGRVLEIAGSVQKMWAAYRAGSRIMLLPRENCPEIRSVAPHDMFAYSVSSFDEAISTIKNLKVGKKELKNRCA, from the coding sequence ATGCATTGCGGTTTACGTTCTAAGCGCTTCAGAATTGGATTGTTGTTTTTATTTTTGAGCTGCACCCTCGCTGGGCTTTTAGGGCTGGCTCCAAGCGGTATGTTAATAGAGCAACCAGGACCCATTCTGCCACTGGTCGGCTTTGGTGATAAAGATGTTGTAAAGAACAAAAATCTAAAAACAAAAACAGGTAAGCTAATCGGTCTCTCCGTGTTATTGGTTGGCACTCCTGAGGCACGGCTGCCCGTTGCTTATGTGGCACTTAGCATGTTTGATAGACACCTGAATATAGTTCCATTAGATGAGGTATATCCCCCCGGAACAAGCGCAGAACATTTTGGGCAGGTACAGGGATATCTGATGCACACTTCTCGTGATACAGCTGTTCTGACTGCTATGCAGAGACTTGGCATTCCCGTTCTAAAGAGAGTTGTTATTCGCCGCGTTTGGAAAGGTATGGCGTCTGAAGGCAAGTTATTTATGGGAGACGAGATTCTATCAGTTGATAACAAGCCAGTTCCGTCGCTTGAAGTGCTAAGGGGTGCCATTCAGAATAGACCTCTCAAGCTCGAGATCCTGCGTTCCGGACGTGTTGTGCTCATCGAGCTTATTCCAAGGGTTGACGGAGATAGGGCACTTCTCGGGATTGATGTTTTTGAGAAGCCTGTTTCTAAAACTAGTATTGAGTTTGTAGATGGTGATGTTGGTGGACAAAGTGCTGGATTGATGTTTGCCATTGCTTCGTATGAATTACTCTCAGGTCAAGGAATAACTGATGGTTTGTACATTTCCGGTACAGGCGCTTTGCATCCTGATGGGCGCGTGTTAGAAATAGCCGGTTCTGTGCAAAAAATGTGGGCAGCTTACCGTGCAGGTTCTCGGATTATGCTTTTGCCAAGAGAAAATTGTCCAGAGATCCGCTCTGTGGCACCGCACGATATGTTTGCTTATTCTGTTAGTAGTTTTGACGAGGCCATCAGTACTATAAAAAATTTGAAGGTCGGTAAAAAGGAATTGAAGAATCGCTGCGCGTAA
- a CDS encoding WND domain-containing WiSP protein, whose amino-acid sequence MPTSPNPLSYLTKAFTLLLTLLLLSSLQYETAFARQTPPALSLLSSVSSTSVSSNTKYTRVSNTNTQEVCVTTNTNVSLLIDPVTSSTKQTLSCTPSLLPQPQTHIYVPYTDTSSYLYVPYITNTHISLYYTDKKADPSSFLTFPHTDIATPYGDEKVISITKTTTNLIALLTTRNIFFFDIHVTEKPKITVPIHKQIDNTYLSDIPSLRNSRYTFSLTHPNKDITIDRYTGQIHLSSLPTSPITAIAINRDTTTHITYALADEPRVRTKRSHVSVGGPLPVYPSDPHFSGAWVPFPSYPGRPNPQKPQYPTRHTDAANYCNLGFPVGFPCYAPTRAPLFYGTQLLTPTLSNVTTTVSQGQKISISPTWSTPKRFFKTSFFPGRRVNLTHVIVLNEYFTPTDFFINEYFTATDWNTDWVSLYKSVPPPTNMLPGNLTLNATNGAITGSIDSSVTPGLYKLTVTVRLKTTVRFGGMHTFTISTTNGYKATYQVQFLVTSRTSSSTSTTVTQGQTVSVSLPTTLSSYTLTPVGSTGTLPSGLSFANGTITGTPTTSGTYTYTVTYGTTTKTTGLRSNGVYTGDYLSGTCRACLGPQAIAYVVNSPTPVYTTTTAVATPIAATYTYVFTVSPSQSSSTGKVHKRRDLSNQPTTHNQSTQLSAQPSAPWWLVMITGLSGLLLGSGLAALPFLL is encoded by the coding sequence TTGCCAACATCGCCTAACCCTCTCTCTTACCTCACCAAAGCCTTTACCTTACTATTAACCCTTCTCCTCCTATCATCCCTACAATATGAAACAGCCTTTGCCAGACAGACACCTCCTGCTCTATCCCTCCTATCATCTGTTTCATCTACATCTGTTTCATCTAATACCAAATACACAAGAGTAAGTAATACAAATACACAAGAAGTATGTGTAACAACTAACACAAATGTATCTCTCCTAATAGATCCTGTTACAAGCAGTACAAAACAAACCCTGTCCTGCACCCCATCTCTCTTACCCCAACCACAGACACACATATATGTCCCATACACAGATACATCCTCATACCTATATGTCCCATATATAACCAACACACATATATCTCTCTATTACACAGATAAGAAAGCAGATCCATCATCTTTCCTAACCTTCCCTCATACAGACATAGCAACCCCATACGGAGATGAGAAAGTAATCTCCATAACAAAGACAACAACCAATCTCATAGCTCTCCTAACAACCCGTAACATCTTCTTCTTTGACATACATGTAACAGAGAAACCAAAGATAACTGTTCCCATACACAAACAGATAGATAACACATATCTCTCAGACATACCATCACTCAGAAACTCCAGATACACCTTCTCTCTAACACACCCAAACAAAGACATAACCATAGATAGATACACCGGACAGATACATCTCTCATCCCTACCAACATCTCCCATAACAGCCATAGCCATAAACAGAGACACAACCACCCATATCACCTATGCATTGGCTGATGAACCCCGTGTTCGCACGAAGCGCTCACATGTAAGTGTCGGAGGACCTTTACCCGTCTATCCCAGTGACCCACACTTCTCCGGCGCATGGGTTCCCTTTCCCAGTTATCCCGGTCGACCCAACCCTCAAAAACCTCAATATCCAACTCGACACACTGATGCGGCTAATTACTGCAATCTTGGCTTCCCTGTTGGCTTTCCCTGCTATGCCCCAACCCGCGCTCCGTTGTTCTATGGAACCCAGTTATTAACTCCCACCCTGTCTAACGTAACAACCACTGTTTCACAGGGTCAGAAAATATCCATTTCCCCAACATGGTCAACGCCCAAGCGCTTTTTCAAGACAAGCTTTTTCCCAGGCAGGCGCGTAAACCTAACACACGTCATCGTCTTGAATGAATATTTCACTCCTACTGACTTCTTTATTAATGAGTACTTCACCGCCACTGACTGGAACACTGACTGGGTCTCGCTATACAAAAGTGTGCCCCCACCGACTAATATGCTCCCAGGGAATCTAACCCTTAATGCAACCAATGGTGCCATAACAGGGTCTATAGATAGCAGCGTCACCCCCGGTCTATACAAACTTACTGTAACGGTGAGACTAAAAACCACTGTAAGATTTGGTGGAATGCATACGTTTACCATAAGCACAACGAATGGCTATAAGGCCACATATCAGGTCCAGTTCCTTGTAACCTCAAGAACTTCCAGTTCCACCTCTACCACTGTTACACAGGGTCAGACAGTATCTGTTTCACTACCTACCACCCTATCCTCCTACACATTGACCCCTGTAGGTTCTACTGGTACATTACCCTCAGGACTGTCCTTTGCCAATGGAACCATAACAGGAACCCCAACCACCTCAGGCACATATACATACACAGTTACATATGGAACTACCACAAAAACCACAGGACTTAGATCAAATGGTGTCTATACAGGTGACTATCTATCCGGTACATGTCGTGCCTGTTTAGGACCACAGGCAATTGCCTATGTGGTAAATTCTCCCACCCCCGTCTACACCACGACAACTGCTGTGGCAACCCCTATTGCTGCAACATATACCTATGTCTTTACTGTTTCTCCTTCTCAGTCAAGTAGCACCGGTAAGGTACACAAGCGCCGTGACCTTTCTAATCAACCCACCACCCATAATCAATCCACTCAACTATCAGCACAACCATCAGCCCCATGGTGGTTAGTGATGATCACTGGATTATCAGGTCTATTACTAGGATCTGGACTGGCTGCCCTCCCCTTCCTCTTATAA
- the rph gene encoding ribonuclease PH — MLFCCIICSVLRKNSRAHDEIRPVKIIRGWNIYAEGSALIAFGNTRVLCNATFQRGVPPFLRGQRSGWITAEYAMLPRSGTERSDRESVKGKISGRSHEISRLIGRSMRAILDRYALEENTIILDCDVLQADGGTRTAAITGSYIALYDALVWAKNQKILSKHPLTDSVSAVSVGLVGDQIFLDLDYSEDSNAQADINLVFTGSGKLVEIQGTAEKSPFSYGQFEQMMELAKTGCQALKEIQAASLD; from the coding sequence ATGCTGTTTTGTTGTATTATTTGCTCTGTGTTGAGGAAGAATTCTAGGGCACATGACGAAATTCGACCCGTAAAAATTATCCGCGGGTGGAATATTTATGCAGAGGGATCAGCCCTAATTGCTTTTGGCAATACCAGGGTTCTTTGTAATGCAACCTTTCAGCGCGGAGTTCCGCCGTTTTTACGCGGACAGAGATCTGGATGGATAACGGCAGAATATGCTATGCTCCCGCGATCTGGTACCGAGCGATCTGACCGTGAATCTGTTAAGGGGAAAATTAGCGGTCGCAGTCATGAAATCAGTCGCCTCATAGGCCGAAGTATGCGTGCAATTTTGGATCGGTATGCTCTGGAGGAGAATACCATTATCCTAGATTGTGATGTCCTACAGGCCGACGGCGGGACGCGCACCGCCGCTATAACCGGTTCGTATATTGCGCTTTACGATGCCCTTGTCTGGGCTAAAAATCAAAAGATACTTTCAAAGCATCCTCTGACTGATTCTGTATCCGCTGTGTCTGTTGGGCTAGTCGGCGACCAGATTTTTCTAGACCTGGATTATTCGGAGGACTCAAATGCACAGGCTGACATTAATCTTGTTTTTACTGGAAGCGGTAAATTAGTAGAGATTCAGGGTACTGCAGAAAAATCACCCTTTTCGTATGGACAGTTTGAGCAGATGATGGAACTTGCCAAAACAGGTTGCCAAGCCCTAAAGGAGATACAGGCCGCTTCATTGGATTAA